Below is a window of Musa acuminata AAA Group cultivar baxijiao chromosome BXJ3-11, Cavendish_Baxijiao_AAA, whole genome shotgun sequence DNA.
TAAAAGATCTACGGAAAAAGCATGTCAAAGTATCAGACCTTATTGTTGTTTAATCTACTAATGTCGTACAATGGTGGCCAATCCTTCTTCTCAGCCAACAAATGAGCAGCTTCCTTAAAATGTTCTAAAGCATGGATCTCCTCAAACATCCATGGAAATATCATCTGTATGGAAAACCCAAAGAAAATATTAAGATTTAGCAAAAACAAAGATATAACCATACTATATGACTAATGACTTTCTTTGTGTAAAAATATTTCTGGAAAACCCTGACAAGTTTCGCAATGATGTTAGTAACTTAGCAAGCTACAGGAAGCTTGCTCAAAGAGCATCAAAAAGGTCCAAAGGTTCTCAAAATAACATGTTACTTAGAAAGGCAAATGTATAACAAACAGATGCACAATTAACTCTTATCTATTTAGCAAAGAGACAGTGAATTGTTATTTTTCTTCAATATAATTTATACATCAAATATAACTACTCTTAATTGGtacaagaaattttttttcattccTTAATTTGCTAAAGTCACAATGTCTTAGTAGTTCACTGTATATGTAGTTGAGGTTTAAAACCCTGTAATTGGAAAGATACATGTACACATGTTGTATCTGCAAGCTATATCCTTTGATTAAATTATTTCTCCAAGACATGATGAAACAGCTAATGACTAGGCTTTCCGATCAAGGACTTCAGTGCAATCAAAGCAGGTAGAGCCTGCAAGAGGTGGAATTACAAACTCAGTGACTAGCTTAATCTTGCTCACTTTCGATGTAGAACTAATCGGAGTATTATAATTTCTCCCACTCAAGGGCTTGACGTCCTCATTAAAgtccaacatatcccagatcaAACTCTGACATGGTGCTTGTGAAGCATAgcctagtggtggctccacgccgtgatgagtcttCTAACTCTATCGATGGATAGCACTTTCTTACTCGAACCCCCTCACCATGCCTAAACACTAGGTCAGTTCTGAtatcaaatgtcacgacccaggcCTGATAGGTTAACTGGCTTATCAACCACGTTTGGTCGAGATTATTGGtcaaaatgtttaagctaaaattgatagtagtatacttattagactcttataaatcaatcttaatcttactcGTTATTGGGTGATCATGATTAAAACGAGCAATTGAAACAATCATAAATTGGACGGTCGCTATTAAGACTGAGTTGTTCTGTAGGTCTTTTCAACATATCTCTAGGGACATTTACTTGATGCAATAACGTATTACCAGCAATAAGTCTATGAACAAAAATGTTAGGTTAAACTCTAGTTAGCTAGCCCCTTTTACTATGAAATACATCATTTAGGCTCATCCAATAATTTTCATCCACCTAGCTTCAATAGCCCGACCTAAAACTACCTGAAAGATAAAATGCTTTGGCCTTCATGTGCAATGCCTTCAGTTCAATTAGCTTGCTACAACTCTGAGGTTATGCATCAAGCAGGATCTTGATAAAAATATGGATCAAGGAAAAATTGAGCACAATAAAATACCCACAAATATATTGACaagcaaaatatatatttttttgtacttTAACTTAATCAATATTTCTTTGTTGCACAACACTTAAATGCATTTATGGGTTTGGGTTTCACAAGTCAAGCCAATCCACATATGTATTATCTCTACTTCAAAGAAACTTGACTCCATGAGTGATACTTCTGCTAATAAAGATTcagatgaatcatgaattttcaaAAGATGCCTAGCCTTTCGATGATCAACACTTACCTCTCCAGTAAAAAACACAGGACGACCTTCTTTTGCAGCTCCGACTGGATCAAAAATGCTCTCATATTTGCCCCTTATTTTTTGAGCAGACCATTGTGATGGAGCGCCCTACATCAGAAAGAGGAATAAGCAACAAAAAACAAATTGCAAGAACATGTATTAAGTTACAACATCTGGTTAACTAAAGGAAGTTTTTAGTTGGAGGTAAACATTTGGTTACCTGGCAGAAGATTGATTCATGCAAAAGAGCATAGAGTGGGTTTGTATCAAAATCTAACCAGCTCTCAAACTGCCAGAAGGATATTAAGTCAACTATTGTAAATTGAGGACTCTTTCATTTAATTCTGAAGTGGGAAATGATTAAACCAGAAACATGCACAACTGAATACAACACGAGGATCCATGAACCATGGAAGCATCAGAGTTTTGTTTTCCTTCATAGCTTTCGTCCATTTAAGTGTGCACGTACAATAAAAAATAGTTCAAAGAAGAATGTGCACATGTTCAAATAGATtaacaatataaaaaaaaatgcaaagaTGGGAAAAAGGGCAAAGAATGATATTTACAGCCTTCAAAAAATAATAACTTATGCGCTTCCCCGTGCCCGGAACTAGTTCAGGATCCCAGACCATCTCGAACCTGTAGTAAAAAAATGTCAGACCAAGCTGCAAATGCTAACAGATATTAAAAATGAAATGGTTTCTTACATGTAATGCAGACGTTCAAAACCACCACTAGAGCCTAAGCCAGCAAGGCCAAGAGTTTGCAACCCTTTCGGGGTTAAAATACCTCCAGATGGAAGAGGCACCTAATCGGATATAGAAACCTTATATGCTCTAGTTAAAGCATTACTATAATATTAAAAAGATTGCAATTATAAGAAAACAACTAACCCCTCCACCTTCAGCTTTGGCCAGATAAGTCACAAGATCACAAATTACTTTAACATCCTGAGGGAACCGCTTATAGTACTTCTCATTTTGATGCACAACCTGCTCAAAACAGGCTTTGTATACAACATCTGCAGTGCAACCCTTTCCAATTGGTGGAAGCCCACCAGTTAAAAGAACAGATTTGAGGCCTTCTGGAGCAAAACTCAAATAGGTAACGGCACAAAAGCCACCGAAGCTCTACACCAGTAAAAGACATGCAAAGTAACTGAGCTTTATCAAAGTATTCATTTCACATATAAAATCATCAGAAGCTGAAAAAACTAGATAGTTCTATATGATAGGCCAAGAAATGTAATAGATTTAACATTGCCAATATCTCAGGTTATAAAATTTCACACAATCATCTTTGAATAAACATGACAATCAAAATGGCAGGTCCGAGAATCATGGTGTAATATATatttggcacatgaagcattcaaTAACTCTAGAAAACATTCATGGCAGAATTTATACTTG
It encodes the following:
- the LOC135652740 gene encoding uncharacterized protein LOC135652740 isoform X1; the encoded protein is MAPAAADREHQIAGDWYSVPDLSLRDHRFTVPLDYAAPSGPSITVFAREVVAVGKEEQQLPYILFLQGGPGFESPRPTEASGWLKRACEEYRVVFLDQRGTGLSTPLTVSSLLQIPSSAKLVEYLQYFRADNIVKDAEFIRTHLVPNSGTWMVLGQSFGGFCAVTYLSFAPEGLKSVLLTGGLPPIGKGCTADVVYKACFEQVVHQNEKYYKRFPQDVKVICDLVTYLAKAEGGGVPLPSGGILTPKGLQTLGLAGLGSSGGFERLHYMFEMVWDPELVPGTGKRISYYFLKAFESWLDFDTNPLYALLHESIFCQGAPSQWSAQKIRGKYESIFDPVGAAKEGRPVFFTGEMIFPWMFEEIHALEHFKEAAHLLAEKKDWPPLYDISRLNNNKVPVAAAVYYEDMYVNFKLAMETASEISGIRLWVTNEYMHSGLRDSGCQVFEQLMGMLQGKKPWF